A genomic window from Akkermansiaceae bacterium includes:
- the pyk gene encoding pyruvate kinase, giving the protein MHLNKNRKTRIIATLGPATESDQMLEALIERGANVFRLNMSHAKHAWVRDICPRIREISDRLGKHTGILVDLQGPSIRTGDVDGELVLNIGDTVEFRKTGMEPSVKLSTTVNYEGLMADVSVGDRLIVDNGNLLMQIKETGAGRILCEMKTQGTMGSRRHINLPGVRLNLPALTRKDHQDLAVACDCGVDFIAGSFVRDANHVRELRNAMVERGGNAQIIAKIEDQEAVRNIDEIIAEADIIMVARGDLGIEVNIEELPIIQRKIVKRCMVLGTRVIVATHMLESMLTNPTPTRAEVTDVSNAVFEEADSVMLSGETSVGKYALECVEILDRIARRIERTGGMGYGKEAQLKTERQKTVRSAIQLSDSIPEARIVVFTRRGNMPVQTSLLRPHSCVHAFAPDAETCRKITLARGVVARQLDFEGGQDAMLHRAIETLKAEGAVVEGTPLVVISDMVQEGQVVDSIHLIHA; this is encoded by the coding sequence ATGCACCTTAACAAAAACAGGAAGACCCGCATTATTGCCACTTTGGGGCCCGCGACGGAATCGGATCAAATGCTGGAGGCCTTGATAGAGCGTGGTGCCAATGTATTCCGCTTGAACATGAGTCATGCCAAACATGCCTGGGTGCGTGATATCTGTCCGCGGATCAGGGAAATCTCCGACCGCCTTGGCAAACACACCGGCATCCTGGTTGACCTCCAGGGTCCATCGATCAGAACAGGCGACGTGGATGGTGAGCTGGTCCTGAATATCGGTGATACCGTGGAGTTCCGGAAAACCGGCATGGAGCCCAGCGTCAAACTGTCGACCACCGTCAACTATGAAGGACTGATGGCGGATGTGTCCGTGGGGGACCGATTGATCGTGGACAATGGTAATCTGCTGATGCAGATCAAGGAAACCGGGGCTGGGAGGATTTTGTGCGAGATGAAGACACAAGGCACCATGGGGAGTCGACGCCACATCAACCTACCCGGTGTCAGGCTCAACCTTCCTGCCTTGACCCGCAAGGACCACCAGGATTTAGCCGTCGCGTGTGATTGCGGGGTGGATTTTATCGCAGGATCGTTTGTCCGTGATGCCAACCATGTCCGGGAGCTCAGGAATGCGATGGTCGAAAGAGGTGGCAATGCCCAGATAATTGCCAAGATCGAAGACCAGGAGGCGGTACGGAATATTGATGAGATCATCGCGGAAGCTGACATCATCATGGTGGCACGAGGTGATCTGGGGATCGAAGTGAATATTGAAGAGCTCCCGATCATCCAGCGCAAGATCGTCAAACGTTGTATGGTCCTGGGGACGCGTGTCATCGTAGCCACGCATATGCTGGAGTCGATGCTGACCAATCCGACACCCACCCGGGCCGAGGTGACGGATGTTTCCAACGCGGTCTTTGAAGAAGCCGACTCCGTCATGCTGAGTGGAGAAACCAGTGTTGGGAAATATGCATTGGAATGTGTGGAAATACTCGACCGTATTGCCCGCAGGATTGAACGCACCGGTGGGATGGGCTACGGCAAAGAGGCGCAGCTTAAAACCGAGCGACAAAAAACCGTCCGGTCGGCGATCCAGCTATCCGATTCCATCCCGGAGGCCAGGATTGTGGTATTCACGCGACGGGGTAACATGCCGGTGCAGACTTCATTGCTCAGGCCTCATTCCTGTGTGCATGCATTTGCCCCGGATGCCGAGACCTGTCGCAAGATCACCCTGGCAAGGGGGGTTGTGGCCAGGCAGCTCGATTTTGAAGGGGGCCAGGACGCCATGCTTCATCGTGCGATTGAAACGTTGAAGGCCGAGGGCGCCGTGGTGGAGGGAACCCCATTGGTCGTGATATCCGATATGGTCCAGGAGGGGCAGGTGGTCGATTCCATTCATCTGATCCATGCCTGA
- a CDS encoding DUF3592 domain-containing protein yields MVETSNKAGKLFLCMIGVMLIFAGGVFEWLMIRSYMHAKASRDWPQVDAVVLRSVVDERHVNGSPTEFRLNILFGYSYQGTDYSSDRLTPRGARWTKSAAAVQQLASEYPAGSGHTAWVNPGQPELAILKHDTQAAGYTVWFPALIIVGGCGMILGAIRNPGKSHT; encoded by the coding sequence ATGGTAGAAACCAGTAACAAGGCAGGGAAGTTGTTTCTCTGTATGATCGGGGTGATGCTGATATTCGCTGGCGGGGTTTTTGAATGGCTGATGATCCGCAGTTACATGCATGCCAAGGCGAGCCGTGACTGGCCGCAGGTGGATGCCGTTGTGTTGCGTTCCGTGGTGGACGAACGGCATGTCAATGGGTCCCCGACCGAGTTCCGCCTGAACATCCTCTTTGGTTATAGTTATCAAGGAACGGACTACAGCTCGGACAGGCTCACACCACGGGGTGCCAGGTGGACAAAAAGTGCGGCGGCGGTGCAGCAGCTCGCTAGTGAATATCCGGCGGGATCCGGCCATACCGCCTGGGTGAATCCCGGGCAACCTGAGTTGGCTATTTTAAAACACGATACCCAAGCAGCAGGATACACGGTCTGGTTTCCAGCCCTTATCATTGTAGGGGGATGCGGGATGATTTTGGGAGCCATCAGGAACCCCGGCAAGTCCCATACCTAA